GCGGAAAACTGATATCACTGTGATATCACTGGGCGAAGCGCGGCACAAGGGGTCTCGTCCCTGGGGATGAGGGGCACCGGGCACGATCAGCCCGGCGGGCGACGCGGGCTCGTTGCGCCGGCACGTACTGTGCGCTGGTGGCAGAGGTGTGGAGCGGTGTGCGCCGGTGGTGGCACGCCCGGCCGATGGCGTTCGACGCCGCCCTCGCCGCCTGCCTCGTCGCCCTCGGGCTGGCCACGATGTCCGCCGAGGTGCGCGCCAGCCTCGACACCGCCGACGAGGTGCCCGACCTGCACCCGGTGGGCGTCACGGCGGTCGCACTGCTCCTGAGCTACACCCTGCCGGTCGCGCTGCGCAGGCGTACGCCGGTGGTCGCCTTCTGCTGCGTCGTGACCGGCGTGTGCGTCGCCTACGGGACGCACTACCCGGCCGAGGTAGGCAGCGTGTCGGCGCTCGTCGTGCTCTACACGGTCGGCGTCCTGCTCGAGCGGGCGCAGGCGGTCACGCTGCTAGGGCTGGCGCTCGCCGCCTACGTCGTCGTCACCCTCGTCGACGGGGTGGCCGACACCTTCTGGACCTCGTTCCTGAGCGCCGGGATCTACGTCGCGGCATGGGCCCTGGGCCGCAGCATCCGCTACCGCCGTGCCTACACCGCCGAGCTCGAGTCGCGCGCCCAGCGGCTCGAGAGCGAGCGCGAGGCTGACCTGCGGGCGACGCTCGCGGAGGAGCGCTCCCGCATCGCCCGCGAGCTGCACGACGTCGTCGCGCACTCCCTGTCGGTCATGACGGTGCAGGCGGCGGCGGCGCAGCGCACGGTCGACCGCGACGTCGCCCGCAGCAAGGAGGCCATGGCCGCGGTCGAGTCGACCGGCCGGGCGGCCCTCGGCGAGATGCGCCGCATCGTCGGCGTCCTGCGCGAGGAGGGCCAGACCACGGCCGAGCTGGCCCCCTCCCCCGGCATGGCCGACCTGCCCGCACTCGTCGGCCAGGTGCGCGAGGCCGGGCTCGCGGTCGACGTCGACCTCTGCGACCCGCCGCTGCACGTGCCTGCCGGCGTCGACCTCACCGTCTACCGCATCGTCCAGGAGGCGCTGACCAACACCTTGAAGCACGCGGGCCCCGCCGCCGCTGTCGTGCGGGTGGCGTGCGAGCCGGGCGCCATCTGCGTCGCGGTCGAGGACTCCGGGCGCGGCGCGGCCGCAGTCGCCGCTCCCCCGGGCACGCGCTCGGGCCACGGCCTGGTCGGCATGCAGGAGCGCGTCGCGCTCTACGGCGGATCGTTGCGCGTCGGCCCGCGGGCGGGCGGCGGCTACGCGGTGCACGCCCGCATCCCGGTCGACGCGGTCGCGCCGTGACCGGGCCCGCTCGAGGCGCATACGTGTGCGCCGCGTACGCCAGACTCGAGCCATGACGCCTCCCCCGGGCCCGGCGGTCCGCACGATGCTCGTCGACGACCAGCCGCTGCTGCGTACCGGTTTCCGCATGATCCTCGAGGCCGAGGACGGCATCGAGGTCGTCGGCGAGGCCGCCGACGGCGTCGAGGCGGTGGAGCGGGCGCGCCAGCTGCGTCCGGACGTCGTGCTCATGGACATCCGCATGCCGCGCATGGACGGCGTCGAGGCGACCCGCCGCATCGTCGCCGACCCGGGCGTCGACGCGCGGGTGCTGGTGCTC
Above is a window of Motilibacter peucedani DNA encoding:
- a CDS encoding sensor histidine kinase, which translates into the protein MAEVWSGVRRWWHARPMAFDAALAACLVALGLATMSAEVRASLDTADEVPDLHPVGVTAVALLLSYTLPVALRRRTPVVAFCCVVTGVCVAYGTHYPAEVGSVSALVVLYTVGVLLERAQAVTLLGLALAAYVVVTLVDGVADTFWTSFLSAGIYVAAWALGRSIRYRRAYTAELESRAQRLESEREADLRATLAEERSRIARELHDVVAHSLSVMTVQAAAAQRTVDRDVARSKEAMAAVESTGRAALGEMRRIVGVLREEGQTTAELAPSPGMADLPALVGQVREAGLAVDVDLCDPPLHVPAGVDLTVYRIVQEALTNTLKHAGPAAAVVRVACEPGAICVAVEDSGRGAAAVAAPPGTRSGHGLVGMQERVALYGGSLRVGPRAGGGYAVHARIPVDAVAP